In Spirochaetales bacterium, the sequence TAATTTTTTTTCTTTTGCCTTGCTTTTTGTGAAGCTTCGGCTGCCTGGAAATAAATGGAATTTTTCCATGAAACGGGAAGATTCTTGACAGATGCTTTATCAAGGGCTTTATACATTTTTGGCTTTAGATGTATATCAAACATACTATGACATGACGGACACAGCATGAGGAGATTATCTCCGTTTTTTAATCCTTCGGCGATAATATGTGCTTTCTGCCTGATCATTACGTAATGTCCGCACATTTCACAAATACCTTCTATTGATTTGTTTTTCATTTGTACTTCCTCATATAAAATGACAGCGTCTTTACAGCCTGTATGGAATCGTCACCCATTGATGGACTTCCTCCCAGAAATCCCTTGTATTTCTTGTCGCGAGACGCAATGAATGCTTTATTGCGAGTGCGGCCTGGAAAGCGTCCGGTAATTTCAACCGGAACAATCTTCTTGTCTCCGCCGCCTTTTGTATACCATTGAGATGATCGATGATGATAACCGTATCAATCAGATATGTCGCATTCATGGTGCCGTTCCCGTTCTTTTCTCACATTATCAACATATTCCCGGCCGTCGAGATGGCGATTTTTCTGTATACCGGACGTTTCCAGAATAATATTCTCGTTTTCTTAATTCTGTTTTTTTTCTTGAAATTCTTTATAGCCGCACGAATGGTAGCGGCAAGTGATTGATGATGTCTGTGGCTGTAATGGTCGAGCCATGTTTTGATGTCGTCGGGTATCGTAATGATTGTCCGTGCCATTGTTTTCTCCTTATTATATATCATATCAATGATATGATAACTATCGAGGGTTTCAATTATTCTGGGTTAAAAAAAATTTGCTTTTTGCCTTTTAATTTATTATATTGATTATTGGATGAAATACACAGTAGTTCCAGACGAGAGGAGGATAGCGTCATGAATTAGGAGCTTTTGAGTGTATTTATATGTTTTTCCCGTCACAAGTAATCTTCACGAGAGGTTGACGGACGGCACAAAGGGGAAAACCGCTTTCCTTGCCGAAGGAAATCCCTTTCTTTCACCGTCGACGTTCCTCAAATACCAGTATAATCAACCATTTCTCACGCTACTCCGGATACGTCAGGGGCTTCGATACCATACGGTAAAAAAGCAAGGTCTTTTTCCTGTATGTCAAAAAGTCTTTTATCATCAACGCCATTTTATCAAAAGGAGGAATGATCGTGCGTATTTTAATTATCGATGATTCAATGGTTATGCGTAACATCCATAAAAACATTCTCATTGAAAACAAGATCACCGAAGAAAGTTTTTTGGAAGCCCGTGACGGCACATCGGCTTTGATTATGGCAAAACGCGAACCCATCGACATCTTTCTGGTCGATTGGAACATGCCCGGATTGAACGGCCTGCAGCTGATAAAAACGCTCCGGCAGATGGACAACTACAGGGAAACACCCATCATCATGATCACGTCGGAAGCGGCAAAATACAATGTCATGGAAGCGGTGGAAGCCGGTGTTTCGGACTACATCGTAAAACCGATCAAGGGCCGTGTCCTCTGGGACAAAATCTCAAAATATTTCGGTGGATAGGAGGCAAAATGTGAAAGCGCAATACATAAATCCGTTTCTGGAAGCTTCAATACATTTATTCAAGGATTTTCTGAATGTAAAGCTGCGGTACCTGAAACCGTTCGTCAACTCGGACTCCCAGAACCTGAACGAGATCTCGGCAATTATTGGTTTGGCGGGCGATACAAAAGGCGCGGTTGTCCTGAGTTTTGAACGGGATACCGCGATCAAAATGGTCGCCCGTTTTTCAAAGAAGAACTATTTTGCCTTGAGCAGGGAGGTGATCGACGGTGTTGGGGAACTGGTGAACATTCTGGCGGGGAACGCGAAAAAAGATCTTCTGGATTTTCGTATTACCATCTCCCTGCCCGGCGTTATCACGGGGAACAAATACAAGATCAACTGGCCGCAAAACATCCCGGTTATCACCATACCGTTCGAAAGCGAACTGGGTGCTTTTACCGTGAACGTTTCACTCAAAGACAAAAAAGACTGACGGACGATTATGAAGAGTGAACGATCAATTGTCGAAGGAGATGATTATGTCAATAGAAAGCTTGTTTGCATTATCTAAGTTACCGGAAAAAAAGAAATGGGTATTCAGTGAGGAAGAGATCACGAAACTTTTCTGGAAATACAAGGGGCAGCTGCTCGAATACAAGAGAAATGCCGCGTTCTGGGCCGCGACAAACGAGAATTTGAAGACCGCCTATGAAACACTCGATGAACAGGAGCAGGCGCTCGAACGGGCATACAATCTGAATAAAAAATACCTCGACAATATACAGGAAGGACTGCTGCTTATCGACAGGAATTTTATCATCCTGAGCCAGTATTCGACTTACCTCAAGTCATTATTCATGACCGACAAGATCGAGGGGGAATATATCATTGATTTTCTATTTCCGGACAAAAAGAAAAATATCCAGGAATGCATGGAACTGGAAAAGTATCTGACAATTCTTTTTCAGAACAAACAGGCCAGCATGGAAATGATCAATGAACTCAATCCCCTCATCGACAAGAAAATCCTCATCATGCGGGAGGGGCGTGAATATGAAAAGACCATCAATACCAGATTTATCAGGATATACAAGGAAGAGGAGATCGAACACGTCATGATGATTTTCGAGGACAAGACGGAATCGATCAGAATGAAGAAGGAACTCGAAAAGGAAAAGTCGAGGAACAAGGCGGAACTCGACTCGATTCTCGCGATTCTTCGTGTGGGGCCGGACGCGTTCTTCGATTTTATAGAGGAGTCGAGCAGGATTCTGGATTCGCTGAACAATCAGGTGCCGGATATCGATAAAAAGAATACACTCAATATGATGTTCAGGCAGATTCATTCGCTTAAAGGATCGGCCAAATATTTCGAACTCAACCATATCGCCCATCTTTCTCACTCCCTCGAAGATGCGCTGTCCGGCTGTATAAAAGACGAGGGGTTGTGTACCACCGAAATCAAAAGAAAGATCAACGCGATGATAGGCCACCTGTGGACCGAATTCCAGATTATCGACAAGCTGAATACGAGGTTTCAGATGTTCTATGAGCGGGCGGCCCAGCGTAACAATGACAATGGGACGGTCAAGTTATCGGGTTTTTTCAATACACTCAAACGGATGACCAAAAACCTCGCGAAGGACCAGAGCAAGGAAGTGCAACTTCAAATCAAAAATGATCTGAACGATTTTCCCTGTTTCAATCAATTGAAAACGCCCATCATACAGATAATCCGTAACGCAGTCTCTCACGGGATCGAGGATACATATGAGCGGTTGAGTCTTAAAAAAAAGCAGATAGGGAAAATCGATATGCGGTTTCATAAAGACGGGGACTCCTTTGTCATTGAAATAACCGATGACGGCCGGGGCCTTAATTTCGAGAAAATACGGGAAAAGGCGGTCGTAAAACACCTTATTCCGGACGATGTCAATTCAGTCCCCAAGGAAAAGCTGCTTCAGATCCTTTTTAATCCCGATTTCAGTTCACAAGAGGAGGCCAACGAAATATCGGGAAGGGGTTTCGGACTCGACATCGTCAAGAATGTTGTTTCGGAATTGCACGGCAAGGTGACCGTTGCCACGAGGCCGAATATCGGGACCCGGTTTACCATTAAAATTCCCGATACGAAGGGGGGGGCGCGTCATGTCAAATGACCTGATTTATTCCAAATTCAAGAAAGTATGCGATTCGTTCGTGCACAACGACAAAGCGGGTGCACGGAAACAGGCAAAGGAACTCGTCCTGGAACGTATGCCGGAGGATATCACGAATGAGGCGCTGTTGTCCCACATATGTACCTCCTCACTCATCGCGCGGCTCGACAATGCATCGTATCAGATGAACAATCTCTATCTTACGCATTTCGAGATACCCCAAATCGAACTCTTTTATAAAATGCACAGGGCATATCCGCAGGTCGCGGCCAGTCATTATATTGCGAATCAATTTATCGAGCAGATGATAGGGAACCTGTTGTCCGTCACCATATTCGATATCGGGATAGGCAAAGGGAAACAACTCGAATCCCTTCTCTACTCCCTCTGCGACCGGGGATATAATATCCGGAACGTCGTCATCATCGGTCTTGACCCGGATCCGGAAAACCTCTCGAGCTGCGAAAAGACCTTCATGCAGATGAACGGCAGGGTTTATTTCGACGTCGCCTTTCATCCCATTTGCGATCTGATCGAAAACCTCGACGAAAAGGATTTCGGCCATATTCGATCGATCGCGGAAGGTAATCTTGTCATCAATTCGGCATACGCCATGCACCATGTGTCGCATCCGATAAACGATACGGAATACCGGACAAGACTTTTCGCGAAACTCAAGTCCCTCGATCCGCTATTGTTCACCCTCACGGAACCGAACGCGGATCACGACAATGAATCGCTTTCGAGGAGGGCGGAAAACTGCTGGCGGCATTTTTCCGTGGTGTTCAATCTTGTCGACCGTTCGGATTTGAGTGAAGAACACAAACTCGTTATCAAGGATATGTTCTTCGGCAGGGAAATACGCGATATTTTCGGGGTCAGCGATCATTTGCGGAGTGAACGCCATGAAAGCACGGAAAGCTGGATGCTTCGGCTCAAGCGTGCGGGATTCCGGCCCTACGATTGCGGCCATATAACCGTCCGGCTTCCGGATTATTGCGAGGTGGATATCGGAAAGGGGCTTGTAAGACTCGGTTACATGACAACCCCGCTTATTGCCGTCTTCGCATACAGGTAGATTGAAAAAGGAGGATGCTATGTGTGAATCAGAATTAAAGGTATTCGGCGCATTGATTATGGGATACGCGCAGGCTTGCCTGAATCTCAATATTATCGCGGGAAGGAAAGTATCGGAGTTTCTCGGAGATATTCAGCCGACCGAATGGTACCCGCTCAGCCAATGGACCGAACTCGAAAAAATCGTCGTGCAATCCTACAGAAATGCGGACGCAATCCTCGAACGCGTCGGCATGGAGATGATGCTTGCCTGGTACAATTTCGGTCCGGGGAAAGATATAATCGTGAAGGGAATCGATTTTCTCCATTTTCAGACGAGTTCCGAAGGGTACGCAAGTGTCGTCAAGGGTCCGGCGGAAAAGGTGGGTTCGTTTTCATTGAAATCGGTGGACGAGAAAGAAGGAAAGGCGGTCGTTCAAACGACAACGCCTTTTCACAGAAAAATGGAATGCGGCGTACTTATCGGCGGCATGAAGGCCCCCGGCGATATCGATTATATCGATGTCGTCAACGAGGGAGATTCCGATACGCTTGAAATCGAGTTTCACTAGACGCCTATGACATTGGATTCATTGCTCAACAGGGAAACACCTCCGCCTCCGGACGAGTTCAATCTGGATTACGAGGAGCTGGTCAGGTTTTTCTGGAAGTACAAGGGACTCGAACTCGAAGCGAAACGCAATACCGAATTCTGGGAGGCTACAAATGAAAATCTCAAGGACGCCTATCACCGGCTCGACAATCAGGAACGGGAACTCGAACGCGTCTACGGCCTGGTTCAGGAAGACCTTTCTGTCGCCCACGGCATACAGGATGCACTGCTTCCCTCGTTGCAGACGGAAAAAGGCGTTCCCTTTGAAATCGCAATATACAACAAGCAGCTCAAGGAAGTGGGGGGCGATTACTTTGATTTTTTCAGGACGAAAAGCAATCATTTCGCGGTCGGCGTTTTCGATATTTCCGGACACGGCGTCTCCGCCGCGCTTATCATGGCATACCTGAAGTCGCAGTTCACGCTTGTCATGGAAAAGTGCGATTCACCCGGGGAGATCGTCGAACAGGTCAACCTCCTCTCCATGGCGTTTTTCAGAAAAATAAAAAGGTATGCGGTCGTCAACCTGGTCGTGATAAGGCCCCGGCATATCACGTATGTCTGCGCCGGGGGATACGGGATTCTCGTTCATGACGGTATATTATGCAGTTTCGCAAAAAATTCCAATTTTTTGGGTCTGAGGGAAAAGCCGTTTGACGATTTCACCCTTCCCGTCGTCCGGGGCGATCTTCTGGTACTCCATACCGACGGTATCATCGAGACACAGAACAATGACGGGGACGATTATTCCGCCGGCCGGCTGCACCGCCTTATCAGGGAGCACTGGAGGGACGATGTGAATGAAATACTCAATTGCTGCATACAGGATTACAATAAATTCAAAACCGGTGATCAGGACGACGTCACATTGATAATCATTCGTTTTTAGGAGGAGTCTATGGAATCGACAAAAACAAAAAAAGCACCTGATATTTCGTTGGCTATTAACGTCAAACCGCTCTCATCACTCTCGTATGGGGCATCCAGTCTGTTGGGAGATATCAATGCGCTGCTTGCGAAATTTTTTTATTCACAGACGACGGCAAAAAAGGTGTATGTGACGCTTTGCGAGCTTGTCTCGAATGTCGTCGATTATATCCGGTTTCCCGGCAGCAGTCTGAAAGTCGAACTGAAGTTTTCCGGTGAGGATACGATTATAAAGGTAAAAAACAAGGTGGACAAAGACCGGTTTGAGAGTGTCAAAGCCCATATCGACAGTATCAGGGAATCGGGGGATCCCGTTACTTATTTTTCGGAAACGATTTCAAAAAAGAGAAAGGAAGGGGTGACTCACGGCCTGGGACTTTTACGGCTTTTTATCGAGAGTTCGCCGCGGATTTCGGCTACATTCAATGACAAAACGTCCTATATGACAATCGAAACAAAACTCGATACAAGGAGTCTGTTATGTTGATACTTACCTATGGAGAAATCATCGAAAGCGGCACAAGTGTTTTTACATCGGTCGCCTATTTCGATAAGGGAAAGCTTGTCCTTTCATTCAAGGGGGTGATCCGGGTTGATAATCCGGGGAAACAGCTTTTGCCGTTTATCATCGAACTCGCGCAAAAGCTGAGGAATAAGGAAATCGATTCCTGTGAACTTGATTTTTCCGAACTCACCTACTGCAACTCGAACGGGTTTTATTCACTCATGGATATAGCGGAAACCATATACAAAAATACGCAAAGTCCGGTCACGGTGAAACGTCTGAAAAATGACGACTGGCAGCAGCAGATTCTTCCGATTCTTCTCAATCTCGATGAAAAACGGATCGCCGAAAGAACCATTGTCGTGGACCTGGATTGATGAATGTCACGATACCGCATTCGGGGAACAACTCCTCCGGAGGCGGTTTTTAACGTTGTGGTTATGTGAAAGGATACTCCGTCGTGAGGTTGTCGAACCTCCGGGGGTATCCTTTCTTTTTCGATTATGCTTCGAAGGAATGCCTTGTGCGCCGATAGTATTGAAACCAGGCGTGATTCTTTCAGGTGATACTCCTTGTATAATTATTTTCATACATTGTCTAATGCAAAAAAGTACGTGCTGCTTCGTTTAAATGCTAAACTCGACAGACTCCTAACGTTTTCTCCGATTGACAAGGCCGCGGAGTAATCTTACAATTGTATTATGAAATCACATTATAAAATGATTATAACGTTGTCCTGTCTGCTTTCTTTTGTTTTTCCGGTCGCACTACTTTTTGCTGTGGATAATATCTCTCTTGAAGAAGCGATCGGGGACATGCGGGGTCTCGTGGAGGAGAAGATCGCCGGATCTCCCGGGGACGATGCAAAAACGATCGCCGTGTATCGTTTCACGGAAAACGGAGGAAGGACAATGCTTGGAGATTATATTTCGAGTGAAGTCGCTTCCCGTTTTTCACGGACGGAGAACGCGCGCATCAAGATTTTGTCGAGAAAGAAAATGGACGATATTCTTGCCGAGCATGAGTTTCAATTCTTGGATTTAACAGATGCCGCAAAAAGCGTCAAGATCGGAAAAATACTGAACGCCGAATATATCGTGACCGGTGATATCTTCACTGCAAAGGATACCGTCAAACTCAATATACTCCTGATCGACATCGAAACCGCTGAAATCGTGATCGGCAATTCGTACTCCATTCCGGTCGATGCCGATATCGCGGCGTTGATCGATGCGGGAAGCGTTGAAGGGTCGGGGACGGCCGGAAACGGAAAACCGGAACTTCCAAAGCCTCCCGTGACGCCGGTATATGTTTTTACAGACGGCTTTGAAAGGTTCGATGAAAGTTTCTGGACGAAAACCTCGGTAAACAAGGAACTTCAACTGGAGGCGCAGGACGGAAAACTCGTCATCACGGGTAAATTCAGGAAGGGCCGGCTCAACAGCATCAATGACGTGGCCTCGAAACCCTTCAGAGTGAAATCCTTTGCCATGGAAATCGGTTTCAGGGACCCGCTTCGTTCGTCCGAGGCAATCGTCTTCAGCGTCGAAAATACGGGATATCCGTTTTTTGCCGGTTCCGCGGGACTGGCTATGGCCGTCAATTTCGAGAAAGAGTACTACAAGTTTTCGTGGTTCAAAGACGGTGAGTGGCATTACAAAGAAGAAGCGCTGAAGCTGGATCTCCTTGGAGACGAGGATAAGACATTCCACCGTCTCAAACTCGTTTTTGACGAGGAAACGAAAACCGCATACGGGTACCTGGACGATACCCTGATCGATGCGACGGGCGATTTTACCTTCAAGCGAAGCGAAAAGCTTACAGTCAATCTTCAGATGCGGGAGTCGGTCAGCGATACCGGCAAGGATGTTCGGGTGGAGTTCGACGATTATAAAAGTTCGATCGCGTTTTAGGGCGGTATCAAAGGTTAGCAGGTACAAACGCGGTGTTTGCCGAACCGGAATCATTCGGGGATAACAGGCTGATACGATTCGCCGCATGTAACGATTGCAATACATTCGACTCCCGTCCCTGAAAAGGTATGTTTGAACAATCCTTTTTTCCAGAGACAATCCTGGAACGTCACCAGGTCTTCGAGTTCCGCGGAAAGCCCACCGGTTTCGCAGATTATATCGATTAAGCCTAAAAGAGAATAATTCTCCCCTTCTTTTTCCACAAAACATGAATAACAGCCTTCCCGCAACAGGAGTTCGAAGGTCGAACTTCCGTCGGTCTGTTCTTCCGTTATGATGTCGATCAGTTCATAGTTGTACATACTCACGTCTTCCGGCGGAATGGGAAGTCTTTCCCTTCTGACACGGAGGCGATACCGGTAGCCGAGCCGGTAAATGTTGTCGAAACCGGCGATTGTATCATGCAAGTAATACCATCCGGGGGGGGGTCCGGGATAATCGCTTCGTGCAATATAGGTGATTGCCGGACCTATCCCGACATTGACCGCCGCCTTGTAATGGTGTATTTCGATGATCATTTCAACGGAATTGTTCACTGCTTCGCATCCGGAAAGGAAAAGGAGGAGAAAGCATATCGTACAGGATTGTATCGATATTTTCTTCATCGGCCACTCTCGCTTAAAGGTTATTGACAGAATCCCTCGATCAGGCCCACGTAATATTGGGCGATCAGCAGGGCGTCGATGATGTTGACCGACCCATTACAATCGGCATCTGCGCTTTCTTCATCGAAATTCGCCGGGTCGAGACCGACGTAGAACTGTGCCGTGAGGAGCGCGTCAACGATATCGATCGTTCCGCTTCCATTGACGTCGCCGCGTTCACCCGTGACAATGCCTGTCGGCGCGAGTGAAGGAACGACGGTTGTTTCGGGGGCCGGCGTCTCCGTCCCGGACGGGGGCGGTGACGATATTTCTCCTGACGACGCATTGAAAGAGATCGACGCGCTCGAATGGTTGAGATACTTGTCATAGACAAAAATATCCGCGATGTGATCCCCTTCGAGATATTCGGCCGCATTCACGGTAATCGAATCGAAATTTTCCTTAATGACGGGGGTACGTAATCCGCCGTCGATGTAGACTTCCGCTTTCACCGTCTCCTGTCCCGCGGCAAGCGACATGTTCAGCATACCGTTTTCAAACCGGGCCGAAGCGATGTCAAGCGACGGTGGTGTCGTGTCCGTTATCTGCGAACCGCCCGCCCACGGGCGGGTTCCCGCAAACTTCTTTTTCACATCCATGACCCTGGCGCCCTTCACCGTGATGCAGGAGGCGTCGATGTTCCCGGCGGAACTCGAGTTGAGGTAGGTGAGATGGGGAACCGTACCGGGGTCCCAACCGATCAGAAACGCCTCGACCGTATCAACCGCGACGGCGTCCGTTCCCGCCAGAATCAGCCTCATGTTCATCTGATCGGCTTCGAGGGAGAGTGTTGCTTCCGCCTGGCCCGGTCCGTTCTGAAAACCCTGGAGTCCGTCCATGACGACGAAATCGATCGGCTTGCAGAGATTCCAGTCATGGATCCATGCGTGGAGATCGGCGGAGAAATGACTTACCATATTCAACCTGAGGGGATCGTCTTCGGCGGTTCCGTAAATGTTCGCGGGCGGTCCGCCGATACCGACGTTTTTCAGCGCGCCGGTGATGCAGGCGCTCGAATGATTTTTCAGGGTGGGGACGCTGATGAGGACGTCGGCTTCGTAATATTTCCGGTTCATATAGTACGATGTATTGAGTCTTCCGTTGGGAAGCTCGACCTGCACGATACCGGGGGAATCGAAATCCTGCCAGCCGCCGCTGTCTTCCTCGATCGCGAGGATGCCGTCCGTCCCGGGAATATCGTCATGATTGTAGCGAAGCTGTTCCATGACGGGCCGTGTGGGGTACGCCGAACCCTCCATCACATATACCGTTCCGTCGGGATTGATTTCACGGACGAGTTCGACGATCGCCCGTACGACCCGGTAATCGGTCGTGATACCGTTGACTTCGGGGGGAAGTGGTCCCTCCACCGTTTCCATAATGACGAGATTCGGTTTAATCACCACGCTGTCGCCGTTTTTCACGATCGCCTCCAGTCCGCCTGAGAGTTCGACGGCTTCTGCGACCAGCGCTTTAATGTCTGAGTACTCGAGATCGGCAGCCCGGGCTTTCCGTGCCTGAACGACCGCGACCGTCGACTGTGGAAGCTGAACGGCGCTGTATGTGCGGCTGAACATGCATATGATGATAATGGAGAGAAGACTAAAAAGGACAACCTGTTTTGTTCTCGAAACTCTTAAATCTCTTGAAACGTTCACTGTTACTCCTTTCGCTTTTTTATTATGTTTTTTTTATTCGTTTTGGCGATACAGGAAGTACCATGTCATGCATTCTTTCGTTTTTATAGTATCCCGGGAAGAAGCTTTTGTCAAGGTTGTTTTGGATCCCGCCGAAGCTTGCCGAATAACGATAAAGCCTGATTTGACAGGGGAAGGAGAATCATATATGATGAGGTAACGATAACGCAAACGGTATATGATGTTTAAAATGACTGTCCGGATTGTATTGGATTTCACCCATTGATGCATCAGGGTTTCTCCGATGTCGTTGTACTACGATTCAACTTATAATCTTGCAATACAGCTTCCGTTGTGATATAATTGAGTCATTTTGTTGAAACAATAAAATATTTTAAAAAGGAGAAAACAATGAAAAAAGGGAAAAATGTATTGTTGGCCGGGCTGACGATCGTCCTTCTCCTCTTCGTCGCGGGGGCGGCAGGCGCACAGCGCCAGGCGGAGAGACTCAACCGCGGACTTGTTGCTGTGTCGTCCGGGGGCGGATATTTTCTGTCCTGGCGTCTTTTCGGGGATGAATCCCTTGATACGGGATTCAATGTATATAAAGGTTCGACAAAGCTCAACTCCTCTCCGGTTACGAATGCCACCTGCTATCAGGATGCAAGCGGGGGAAGCGGGACGTACACCGTACGGGCCGTAGTGAACGGACAGGAACAGGCGGCAAGCGAGGCCGCCAGGGTTCTTTCGACCAATTATCTCTCCATATCCGTGAATGTCCCCTCCGGGCATGAACCAAACGACGCCAGCGTCGGGGACCTCGACGGTGACGGAGAATACGAGATCGTGCTGAAGGTGGACGCGACAAACGCCAAGGACAATTCGCAGTCGGGGGTGACGGATGTGGTGTATCTCGATGCCTACAAACTCGATGGAACACGGATGTGGAGCATCAATCTGGGAAGAAACATCCGCGCCGGCGCCCATTACACCCAGTTTATGGTGTATGACCTCGACGGCGACGGGCTTGCGGAGGTCGCCTGCAAGACGGCCGACGGTACAAGGGATGGTGCCGGTAACGTCATAGGGGACGCGAACGCCAATTACGTGAACTCCGACGGTTATATTCTTTCCGGTCCGGAGTTTCTCACCGTATTCGACGGCCGGACGGGACGTGCCCTGTCCACGGTCGATTATCTGCCCGCCCGCGGGAATGTTTCCGATTGGGGAGACAGCTACGGGAACAGGGTGGACCGTTTTCTCGCGTGTATCGCCTATTGCGACGGTTCGAATCCCTCTCTGGTCATGTGCCGCGGCTATTACACGAGAACGGTGCTGGTGGCGTGGGATTTCCGGAACGGAAACCTCTCGCACCGGTGGACCTTTGACAGCAACAGTAACACCTCGTATGCGGGACAGGGAAATCACAACCTGAGTGTCGCGGATGTGGATGGGGACGGCAGGGACGAAATCGTCTATGGATCGTGCTGTATCGACGATAACGGAACCGGCCTCTGGAACTCCCGGCTCGGACACGGCGATGCGATGCATTTGAGTGATATCGATCCGAACAGATCGGGACTGGAAGTGTGGGGTATTCATGAAGGCGACGGCACGCCCGGTTCCGCGCTGCTCGATGCGCGAAGCGGTTCGATCATATGGCAGACCGGTAACGCCGATGTGGGCCGGGGCTGCGCCGGGGACCTCACCGCATCGTATCGCGGTATGGAATGCTGGGGTGGGACGAGCGGTCTCCGTACATGCACGAACGGAAGCGCCGGAAACTCGCCCGCATCCTCCAATTTCGTCGTCTGGTGGGACGGGGACCTGCTCCGCGAACTTCTCGACGGCACATCGATCACAAAATACGGCGGCTCC encodes:
- a CDS encoding DUF362 domain-containing protein, with product MNVSRDLRVSRTKQVVLFSLLSIIIICMFSRTYSAVQLPQSTVAVVQARKARAADLEYSDIKALVAEAVELSGGLEAIVKNGDSVVIKPNLVIMETVEGPLPPEVNGITTDYRVVRAIVELVREINPDGTVYVMEGSAYPTRPVMEQLRYNHDDIPGTDGILAIEEDSGGWQDFDSPGIVQVELPNGRLNTSYYMNRKYYEADVLISVPTLKNHSSACITGALKNVGIGGPPANIYGTAEDDPLRLNMVSHFSADLHAWIHDWNLCKPIDFVVMDGLQGFQNGPGQAEATLSLEADQMNMRLILAGTDAVAVDTVEAFLIGWDPGTVPHLTYLNSSSAGNIDASCITVKGARVMDVKKKFAGTRPWAGGSQITDTTPPSLDIASARFENGMLNMSLAAGQETVKAEVYIDGGLRTPVIKENFDSITVNAAEYLEGDHIADIFVYDKYLNHSSASISFNASSGEISSPPPSGTETPAPETTVVPSLAPTGIVTGERGDVNGSGTIDIVDALLTAQFYVGLDPANFDEESADADCNGSVNIIDALLIAQYYVGLIEGFCQ
- a CDS encoding Hpt domain-containing protein: MSIESLFALSKLPEKKKWVFSEEEITKLFWKYKGQLLEYKRNAAFWAATNENLKTAYETLDEQEQALERAYNLNKKYLDNIQEGLLLIDRNFIILSQYSTYLKSLFMTDKIEGEYIIDFLFPDKKKNIQECMELEKYLTILFQNKQASMEMINELNPLIDKKILIMREGREYEKTINTRFIRIYKEEEIEHVMMIFEDKTESIRMKKELEKEKSRNKAELDSILAILRVGPDAFFDFIEESSRILDSLNNQVPDIDKKNTLNMMFRQIHSLKGSAKYFELNHIAHLSHSLEDALSGCIKDEGLCTTEIKRKINAMIGHLWTEFQIIDKLNTRFQMFYERAAQRNNDNGTVKLSGFFNTLKRMTKNLAKDQSKEVQLQIKNDLNDFPCFNQLKTPIIQIIRNAVSHGIEDTYERLSLKKKQIGKIDMRFHKDGDSFVIEITDDGRGLNFEKIREKAVVKHLIPDDVNSVPKEKLLQILFNPDFSSQEEANEISGRGFGLDIVKNVVSELHGKVTVATRPNIGTRFTIKIPDTKGGARHVK
- a CDS encoding carbohydrate-binding protein; translation: MKKGKNVLLAGLTIVLLLFVAGAAGAQRQAERLNRGLVAVSSGGGYFLSWRLFGDESLDTGFNVYKGSTKLNSSPVTNATCYQDASGGSGTYTVRAVVNGQEQAASEAARVLSTNYLSISVNVPSGHEPNDASVGDLDGDGEYEIVLKVDATNAKDNSQSGVTDVVYLDAYKLDGTRMWSINLGRNIRAGAHYTQFMVYDLDGDGLAEVACKTADGTRDGAGNVIGDANANYVNSDGYILSGPEFLTVFDGRTGRALSTVDYLPARGNVSDWGDSYGNRVDRFLACIAYCDGSNPSLVMCRGYYTRTVLVAWDFRNGNLSHRWTFDSNSNTSYAGQGNHNLSVADVDGDGRDEIVYGSCCIDDNGTGLWNSRLGHGDAMHLSDIDPNRSGLEVWGIHEGDGTPGSALLDARSGSIIWQTGNADVGRGCAGDLTASYRGMECWGGTSGLRTCTNGSAGNSPASSNFVVWWDGDLLRELLDGTSITKYGGSTLLSASGCSSNNGTKSTPRLQADIWGDWREEVIWKAGNTLRIYTTTATTNYRFHTLMHDPVYRLGIAWQNVAYNQPPHTSYFLGDGMGTPPQPNIRYAGGGATSPPSEPTPTPEPTPTPEVLVPGVTYNLQAENAYMSNGTIDTEHSGYTGSGYANTANESGAYIEWTVSVGSNADANLGFVYANGGDSDRPCRLLINGQTWDELPFAPTGEWTGWSTVSMTVPVYTGTVTIRLSATGSEGAPNIDRMDITLQSGSVTTPPQETKGDANGDGAINIVDALVTAQYYVGLSPSPFSVTSADANCDGNVNIVDALLIAQYYVGLIDRFC
- a CDS encoding chemotaxis protein CheX; the protein is MKAQYINPFLEASIHLFKDFLNVKLRYLKPFVNSDSQNLNEISAIIGLAGDTKGAVVLSFERDTAIKMVARFSKKNYFALSREVIDGVGELVNILAGNAKKDLLDFRITISLPGVITGNKYKINWPQNIPVITIPFESELGAFTVNVSLKDKKD
- a CDS encoding DUF4377 domain-containing protein encodes the protein MKKISIQSCTICFLLLFLSGCEAVNNSVEMIIEIHHYKAAVNVGIGPAITYIARSDYPGPPPGWYYLHDTIAGFDNIYRLGYRYRLRVRRERLPIPPEDVSMYNYELIDIITEEQTDGSSTFELLLREGCYSCFVEKEGENYSLLGLIDIICETGGLSAELEDLVTFQDCLWKKGLFKHTFSGTGVECIAIVTCGESYQPVIPE
- a CDS encoding SpoIIE family protein phosphatase; this encodes MTLDSLLNRETPPPPDEFNLDYEELVRFFWKYKGLELEAKRNTEFWEATNENLKDAYHRLDNQERELERVYGLVQEDLSVAHGIQDALLPSLQTEKGVPFEIAIYNKQLKEVGGDYFDFFRTKSNHFAVGVFDISGHGVSAALIMAYLKSQFTLVMEKCDSPGEIVEQVNLLSMAFFRKIKRYAVVNLVVIRPRHITYVCAGGYGILVHDGILCSFAKNSNFLGLREKPFDDFTLPVVRGDLLVLHTDGIIETQNNDGDDYSAGRLHRLIREHWRDDVNEILNCCIQDYNKFKTGDQDDVTLIIIRF
- a CDS encoding response regulator; this encodes MRILIIDDSMVMRNIHKNILIENKITEESFLEARDGTSALIMAKREPIDIFLVDWNMPGLNGLQLIKTLRQMDNYRETPIIMITSEAAKYNVMEAVEAGVSDYIVKPIKGRVLWDKISKYFGG